One Roseomonas sp. OT10 DNA window includes the following coding sequences:
- the hppD gene encoding 4-hydroxyphenylpyruvate dioxygenase yields the protein MGPFPHDAPRATISAHNPAGTDGFAFVEYASPEPEKLHALFRQMGFTAVARHRHKASTLYRQGDIDYLLTEEPGSHAARFAAEHGPAVPSMAFRVVDAQHAYRRAVELGAEPAPEAGRSMDLPAVVGIGGSLLYFVDRYGAAGSAYDDEFEWLGERDPRPQGAGLFYIDHLTHNVFRGRMDVWYEFYRTIFNFRQIRYFDIKGEYTGLFSRALTSPDGRIRIPLNESADDESQIEEYLRAYKGEGIQHIACGCNDIYGTIEGLRGKGLAFMPSPPDTYYERVDARLPGHGEDLARLKANGILVDGEGVVEDRQARLLLQIFSANVIGPVFFEFIERKGDDGFGEGNFRALFESIEEDQIRRGVLTRAAA from the coding sequence ATGGGCCCCTTCCCGCATGACGCGCCGCGCGCGACGATCAGCGCGCACAACCCGGCCGGCACGGATGGCTTCGCCTTCGTCGAATACGCCAGCCCGGAGCCGGAGAAGCTGCATGCCCTGTTCCGGCAGATGGGCTTCACCGCCGTCGCGCGGCACCGGCACAAGGCCAGCACCCTCTACCGCCAGGGCGACATCGACTACCTGCTGACGGAGGAGCCCGGCTCCCACGCCGCGCGCTTCGCGGCGGAGCACGGCCCCGCCGTCCCCTCCATGGCCTTCCGCGTGGTCGACGCGCAGCACGCCTACCGCCGCGCGGTGGAGCTGGGCGCGGAGCCGGCGCCGGAGGCGGGCCGGAGCATGGACCTGCCGGCCGTGGTCGGCATCGGCGGCAGCCTGCTCTACTTCGTGGACCGCTACGGCGCCGCCGGCTCGGCCTATGACGACGAGTTCGAGTGGCTGGGCGAGCGTGACCCGAGGCCGCAGGGCGCGGGCCTGTTCTACATCGACCACCTGACCCACAACGTGTTCCGTGGCCGGATGGACGTCTGGTACGAGTTCTACCGGACGATCTTCAACTTCCGGCAGATCCGCTACTTCGACATCAAGGGCGAATATACCGGCCTCTTCTCCCGCGCCCTGACCAGCCCGGACGGCCGCATCCGCATCCCGCTGAACGAATCCGCCGACGACGAGAGCCAGATCGAGGAATACCTGCGCGCCTACAAGGGCGAGGGCATCCAGCACATCGCCTGCGGCTGCAACGACATCTACGGCACCATCGAGGGACTGCGCGGCAAGGGGCTGGCCTTCATGCCCAGCCCACCCGACACCTACTATGAGCGCGTGGACGCCCGCCTGCCCGGCCATGGCGAGGACCTCGCACGGCTGAAGGCGAACGGCATCCTGGTGGATGGGGAAGGCGTGGTGGAGGACCGCCAGGCGCGGCTGCTGCTGCAGATCTTCTCGGCCAACGTGATCGGGCCGGTCTTCTTCGAGTTCATCGAGCGCAAGGGCGACGACGGCTTCGGCGAGGGCAACTTCCGCGCGTTGTTCGAGAGCATCGAAGAAGACCAGATCCGCCGCGGCGTCCTCACCCGCGCGGCGGCCTGA
- a CDS encoding RidA family protein yields MPKRIIETDRLPRGRLPFAQATVAGGFMFVCCIGYDAKGQVALGDARAQTQQAIDNIRLLLEEAGGTLRDVVKCTVYVTDRAYWEPMNEVYFANFAEDPPHRISCIVQGLGSPDVLVEIDATAYLGPEA; encoded by the coding sequence ATGCCCAAGCGCATCATCGAGACCGACAGGCTGCCCCGGGGCCGCCTGCCCTTCGCCCAGGCCACCGTCGCGGGCGGCTTCATGTTCGTCTGCTGCATCGGCTACGACGCCAAGGGCCAGGTCGCCCTCGGCGATGCGCGGGCGCAGACGCAGCAGGCCATCGACAACATCCGCCTCCTGCTGGAGGAGGCGGGCGGCACGTTGCGCGACGTGGTGAAGTGCACCGTCTACGTCACCGACCGCGCCTATTGGGAGCCGATGAACGAGGTCTACTTCGCCAACTTCGCCGAGGACCCGCCGCACCGCATCTCCTGCATCGTCCAGGGGCTGGGCTCCCCGGACGTGCTGGTGGAGATCGACGCGACGGCGTATCTCGGGCCGGAGGCCTGA
- a CDS encoding bifunctional helix-turn-helix transcriptional regulator/GNAT family N-acetyltransferase — protein sequence MDLVEPVRNASRRLVRELGFLRGSLAGTPLPPSAVHALLEIAAAPAMTAGGLCELLRLEKSSVSRMLRKLVQAGLVEERPEQADGRTKRLALTPSGRERAAQIDGFARRQVAAALDRLEPRQRGAVATGLALYADALAGGAALEPAPGIAIVAGHRPGALAACAGLHARHYARTAGFGRAFEALVAAGLAEFSGRLDRPGNGFWLALRGEDVLGTVAIDGEDLGPGLAHLRWFIVAEAARGAGLGRRLLSAALRCVDDGGFRETHLWTFRGLDAARHLYEAAGFALAEERPGRQWGEEVLEQRFVRRLGAGQGAMVPGRGCA from the coding sequence ATGGATCTGGTCGAGCCGGTGCGGAATGCCTCGCGCCGGCTCGTCCGCGAGCTGGGCTTCCTGCGCGGCTCCCTGGCCGGTACGCCCCTGCCGCCCTCGGCGGTGCATGCGCTGCTGGAGATCGCGGCCGCCCCGGCGATGACGGCGGGCGGCCTGTGCGAACTGCTTCGCCTGGAGAAGTCGAGCGTGAGCCGGATGCTGCGCAAGCTGGTGCAGGCCGGGCTGGTGGAGGAGAGGCCGGAGCAGGCGGACGGCCGGACCAAGCGCCTGGCCCTCACCCCCTCCGGGCGGGAGCGGGCCGCGCAGATCGACGGCTTCGCGCGGCGGCAGGTCGCAGCCGCGCTGGATCGCCTGGAGCCGCGCCAGCGCGGGGCCGTTGCGACGGGGCTCGCCCTCTACGCCGATGCCCTGGCCGGGGGCGCCGCGCTGGAGCCCGCGCCCGGGATCGCCATCGTCGCGGGCCATCGCCCCGGCGCCCTGGCCGCCTGCGCCGGGCTGCACGCGCGGCACTATGCCCGGACGGCCGGCTTCGGCCGTGCCTTCGAGGCGCTGGTGGCCGCGGGGCTGGCGGAGTTCTCCGGCCGGCTGGACCGCCCGGGCAACGGGTTCTGGCTCGCGCTGCGGGGGGAGGATGTCCTCGGCACCGTGGCCATCGACGGCGAGGATCTGGGCCCCGGCCTCGCGCACCTGCGCTGGTTCATCGTCGCGGAGGCCGCGCGCGGGGCGGGGCTCGGGCGGCGGCTGCTCTCGGCCGCGCTGCGCTGCGTCGACGACGGCGGGTTCCGCGAGACCCATCTGTGGACCTTCCGCGGCCTGGACGCCGCGCGGCACCTCTACGAGGCGGCGGGCTTCGCCCTGGCGGAGGAGCGACCCGGGCGGCAATGGGGCGAAGAGGTGCTGGAGCAGCGCTTCGTGCGGAGGCTCGGCGCAGGGCAGGGGGCGATGGTGCCCGGCCGGGGGTGTGCCTAA
- a CDS encoding Lrp/AsnC family transcriptional regulator: protein MHEVSGLDRFDLRLLAALQEEGRLTNQQLAERIGLSASQCSRRRAALEAAGVIRGYRAELEAGAVGLHVRVFIQVTLSAHSHDNARRFRDLVARLDEVQEAYAMTGDTDYLMKAVVPDLKALSVLVNERLLPHESVARVRSSIVLDRLKDTRRLPLPA, encoded by the coding sequence ATGCACGAAGTCTCTGGGCTGGACCGTTTCGACCTGCGCCTCCTTGCGGCGTTGCAGGAGGAGGGGCGGCTGACCAACCAACAGCTGGCGGAGCGCATCGGCCTCTCCGCCTCGCAATGCTCGCGGCGGCGCGCGGCGCTGGAGGCGGCCGGGGTGATCCGCGGCTACCGGGCGGAACTGGAGGCCGGGGCGGTGGGGCTGCACGTGCGCGTCTTCATCCAGGTGACGCTCTCCGCCCACAGCCACGACAACGCCCGCCGCTTCCGGGACCTGGTGGCCCGCCTGGACGAGGTGCAGGAGGCCTATGCCATGACCGGGGACACGGACTACCTGATGAAGGCGGTGGTGCCGGACCTGAAGGCCCTGTCCGTCCTGGTGAACGAGCGGCTGCTGCCGCATGAGAGCGTCGCGCGGGTCCGCTCCTCCATCGTGCTGGACCGCCTGAAGGACACGCGCCGGCTGCCCCTGCCGGCCTGA
- a CDS encoding heavy-metal-associated domain-containing protein translates to MIELQVTGMDCQHCVKAVTEAVRGLDPAAKVEIDLPTGRVRAETTATRPALVDAIEAEGYTVAA, encoded by the coding sequence ATGATCGAGCTGCAGGTGACGGGCATGGACTGCCAGCATTGCGTGAAGGCGGTGACGGAGGCCGTGCGCGGCCTGGACCCGGCCGCGAAGGTCGAGATCGACCTGCCCACCGGCCGGGTGCGGGCCGAAACCACGGCCACCCGCCCGGCCCTCGTCGATGCGATCGAGGCGGAGGGCTACACGGTCGCGGCGTAG
- a CDS encoding trypsin-like peptidase domain-containing protein, whose amino-acid sequence MRFALILAGSLLRAAPALSPAALASIALASIALAPAAWAQPAAPAAPASQPFRVLNRTGVEASQLYAVRSGRADWGRNLLPRPMPSGAAFSLRPNAEAGCRFDIRLVLADGREAVQRNTEICEGDRSVAIDAALAAAPAPPRGRPTPPSAQPNPGARAASGTGFLVADERVMTNQHVVNGCDRLLVRGPDGRSHAAVPPVQVDPRLDLALLRVPGLTGSVLAFRSNPVRRGEGVVAYGFPLAGLLSSDPKLTRGEINGLAGLGDDPNQFQISAPVQPGNSGGPLLDMQGNVVGVVVSKLNAQRVAQRTGDIAQNINFAVKGERAAAFLRAAGVPPATAESRGPDRSAADVGEVAGRSTVFIRCEQ is encoded by the coding sequence ATGCGTTTCGCCCTGATCCTTGCCGGCTCGCTGCTCCGCGCCGCGCCGGCCCTCTCCCCCGCCGCCCTGGCCTCCATCGCCTTGGCCTCCATCGCCCTGGCGCCCGCCGCCTGGGCCCAGCCGGCCGCGCCCGCCGCGCCGGCGAGCCAGCCCTTCCGCGTGCTGAACCGGACGGGGGTGGAGGCATCGCAGCTCTACGCCGTGCGCTCGGGCCGGGCGGACTGGGGGCGCAACCTGCTGCCCCGCCCGATGCCGTCCGGCGCCGCCTTCTCCCTGCGCCCCAATGCCGAGGCGGGGTGCCGCTTCGACATCCGCCTGGTGCTGGCGGATGGCCGCGAGGCGGTGCAGCGGAACACCGAGATCTGCGAGGGCGACCGCAGCGTGGCGATCGACGCCGCCCTGGCGGCCGCCCCCGCTCCGCCCCGCGGCCGCCCCACCCCGCCGTCCGCCCAGCCCAACCCCGGCGCCCGCGCCGCCTCCGGCACCGGCTTCCTGGTGGCGGACGAGCGGGTGATGACCAACCAGCACGTGGTCAACGGCTGCGACCGGCTGCTGGTCCGCGGCCCCGATGGCCGCAGCCACGCCGCCGTGCCGCCGGTGCAGGTGGACCCCCGGCTGGACCTCGCCCTGCTGCGCGTGCCCGGCCTGACCGGCTCCGTCCTGGCCTTCCGCAGCAATCCCGTCCGCCGCGGCGAGGGCGTGGTGGCCTACGGCTTCCCCCTGGCCGGGCTGCTCTCCTCCGACCCGAAGCTGACGCGGGGCGAGATCAACGGCCTCGCCGGGCTGGGCGACGACCCGAACCAGTTCCAGATCAGCGCCCCGGTCCAGCCGGGCAATTCCGGCGGGCCGCTGCTGGACATGCAGGGGAACGTGGTGGGCGTCGTGGTGTCCAAGCTGAACGCCCAGCGCGTGGCGCAGCGCACCGGCGACATCGCGCAGAACATCAACTTCGCGGTGAAGGGGGAGCGCGCGGCCGCCTTCCTGCGCGCGGCCGGCGTGCCGCCCGCCACGGCGGAGAGCCGCGGCCCGGACCGCAGCGCGGCGGATGTGGGCGAGGTCGCCGGACGCTCCACCGTCTTCATCCGCTGCGAGCAGTAG
- the modA gene encoding molybdate ABC transporter substrate-binding protein, which yields MIRRRFLVLALAAAFAASSPLARAQEATGPTVFAAASLTDAMRALGEAWRAKGHPLPRFSFAASSALARQMEQGAPAAIFASADEPWMDYVQQRGLIVDATRRSVLANSLVLIAPADSATAAIPLARGTDLAALLGPNGRLATGDPAHVPVGKYAQAALTWMGQWDALSPRIARADNVRSALLLVERGEAPLGIVYATDAAASRGVKVVGTFPAGSHPAVTYPFALARGAADNAEAKAFLAFITGAEAAPTWRRFGFALSEP from the coding sequence ATGATTCGTCGTCGGTTCCTCGTGCTGGCCCTGGCGGCCGCCTTCGCCGCCTCGTCGCCCCTGGCCCGGGCGCAGGAGGCGACGGGTCCGACCGTCTTCGCCGCCGCCAGCCTGACGGATGCGATGCGCGCGCTGGGCGAGGCCTGGCGCGCCAAGGGGCATCCCCTGCCGCGCTTCTCCTTCGCCGCCTCCTCGGCGCTGGCGCGGCAGATGGAGCAGGGGGCGCCGGCGGCCATCTTCGCCTCGGCCGACGAGCCCTGGATGGACTACGTGCAGCAGCGCGGCCTGATCGTGGACGCCACCCGGCGCAGCGTGCTGGCGAACAGCCTGGTGCTGATCGCCCCGGCCGACAGCGCCACCGCCGCCATTCCCCTTGCCCGCGGCACCGACCTCGCCGCGTTGCTGGGCCCGAACGGGCGGCTGGCCACGGGCGACCCGGCGCATGTGCCGGTCGGCAAGTACGCCCAGGCGGCACTGACCTGGATGGGCCAGTGGGATGCTCTCTCGCCCCGCATCGCCCGCGCCGACAACGTGCGCTCCGCCCTCCTGCTGGTGGAGCGGGGCGAGGCGCCGCTGGGCATCGTCTACGCGACGGATGCCGCCGCGTCGCGCGGGGTGAAGGTGGTCGGGACCTTCCCGGCCGGAAGCCACCCGGCCGTCACCTATCCCTTCGCCCTGGCGCGTGGCGCGGCCGACAACGCGGAGGCCAAGGCCTTCCTGGCCTTCATCACCGGCGCCGAGGCCGCCCCGACCTGGCGCCGCTTCGGCTTCGCCCTGTCGGAGCCATGA
- the pheT gene encoding phenylalanine--tRNA ligase subunit beta: MKFTLSWLREHLDTDATLERIATTLSAIGLEVEGIEDRGAALAPFRIAEVVEAVQHPNADRLRALVVRTAEGQRLSVVCGAPNARAGMKAVLAMPGSFIPGTGITLKTGEIRGVKSEGMLLSAREMGLGDDHSGIVDLPADAPLGEPYARWAGLDDPVIEIAVTPNRGDALAVRGVARDLAAAGLGTLKPWNPEAVPGAYPSPLRWAIEDSRAGLWVLGRAVRGLRNGPSPAWLRDRLTAIGLRPINALVDVTNWFTHDLGRPLHVFDVAKVTGDTLTLRMGREGERFLALNGKEVAVTPEDGVIADAAGVESLAGIVGGEHSGCDEATTECFIEVALFDPVRIALSGRRHGVHSDARARFERGVDPSLPPEALEAATRLIQELCGGEASEVVSAGAEPSWRREATLRFERLSGLGGAQVPADEAVASLERLGFGLVSRDDARVTVAVPPWRNDVASSASGYGAGRTELVQAPSLAPERAARAAEGCAAIEAECDLVEEVLRLRGLDAVPAVSLPVATPVPRPALTPAQSRATLARRVLAARGTLDCVSFGFLARDSAALFGPAAERQGWSPPDSLRLLNPIAADLDQMRPTPVASLLLAAGRNAARGYPDVALSEVGGAYSSPLPEGQALVAAAVRTGHTPRHWSEPSRPVDAMDAKGDALAVLAALGAPLAGVTVTTDAPGFYHPGRSGVLRQGPKLVLATFGELHPSVLAALDIAGPAVACEVFLDAIAEPKRRKRAAPDIPPFQPVRRDFAFLAEATVPAEAVLRAARGAERSLIAEVSLFDRYAGERLPEGKVSLGVEVVIQPREKTLTEAEIEAVSKKVAEAVAKATGATLRS, from the coding sequence ATGAAGTTCACCCTTTCCTGGCTGCGCGAGCACCTCGACACCGACGCGACGCTGGAGCGCATCGCCACCACCCTCTCCGCCATCGGGCTGGAGGTGGAGGGGATCGAGGATCGCGGCGCCGCCCTCGCCCCCTTCCGCATCGCCGAGGTGGTGGAGGCGGTGCAGCACCCGAACGCCGACCGGCTCCGCGCCCTGGTGGTGCGGACCGCCGAGGGGCAGCGCCTCTCTGTCGTCTGCGGCGCGCCGAACGCGCGGGCGGGGATGAAGGCGGTGCTGGCCATGCCCGGCAGCTTCATCCCCGGCACGGGCATCACGCTCAAGACTGGCGAGATCCGCGGGGTGAAGAGCGAGGGCATGCTGCTCTCCGCCCGCGAGATGGGGCTGGGCGACGACCACAGCGGCATCGTGGACCTGCCGGCGGATGCGCCGCTGGGCGAGCCCTATGCACGCTGGGCCGGGCTGGACGATCCGGTGATCGAGATCGCCGTCACCCCGAACCGCGGCGATGCGCTGGCCGTGCGCGGCGTGGCGCGCGACCTGGCGGCGGCCGGGCTGGGCACGCTGAAGCCCTGGAACCCCGAAGCCGTGCCGGGCGCCTATCCCTCCCCTCTGCGCTGGGCGATCGAGGATTCCCGCGCCGGGCTCTGGGTGCTGGGGCGCGCGGTGCGCGGCCTGCGCAACGGCCCCTCCCCCGCCTGGCTGCGCGACCGGCTGACGGCGATCGGGCTGCGGCCGATCAACGCGCTGGTGGACGTGACCAACTGGTTCACCCATGACCTCGGCCGCCCGCTGCACGTCTTCGACGTGGCCAAGGTGACGGGCGACACGCTGACGCTCCGCATGGGGCGCGAGGGCGAGCGTTTCCTGGCGCTGAACGGCAAGGAGGTCGCCGTCACGCCGGAGGATGGCGTGATCGCCGATGCGGCGGGGGTCGAATCCCTGGCCGGCATCGTCGGCGGCGAGCATTCCGGCTGCGACGAGGCCACCACCGAATGCTTCATCGAGGTCGCGCTGTTCGACCCGGTGCGCATCGCCCTGTCCGGCCGACGCCACGGCGTGCATTCCGACGCCCGCGCCCGCTTCGAGCGCGGCGTGGACCCGTCCCTGCCGCCCGAGGCGCTGGAGGCGGCGACGCGGCTGATCCAGGAGCTGTGCGGCGGCGAGGCGAGCGAGGTGGTCTCCGCCGGCGCCGAGCCGTCCTGGCGGCGCGAGGCGACGCTGCGCTTCGAGCGGCTCTCCGGCCTCGGCGGGGCGCAGGTGCCGGCCGACGAGGCGGTGGCCTCGCTGGAGCGGCTGGGCTTCGGGCTGGTGTCGCGCGACGACGCCCGCGTCACCGTCGCCGTGCCGCCCTGGCGCAACGACGTCGCCTCCTCCGCCAGCGGCTACGGCGCCGGGCGGACGGAGCTGGTGCAGGCGCCGTCGCTGGCGCCGGAGCGCGCCGCCAGGGCCGCCGAGGGCTGCGCCGCCATCGAGGCGGAGTGCGACTTGGTGGAGGAGGTGCTGCGGCTGCGCGGGCTGGATGCCGTCCCCGCCGTCTCGCTGCCCGTCGCCACCCCCGTGCCGCGCCCGGCGCTGACCCCGGCGCAGTCCCGCGCCACCCTGGCGCGACGGGTGCTGGCCGCACGCGGCACGCTGGACTGCGTCTCCTTCGGCTTCCTGGCGCGGGATTCGGCGGCGCTGTTCGGCCCCGCCGCGGAGCGGCAAGGCTGGAGTCCGCCGGATTCGCTGCGGCTGCTGAACCCCATCGCCGCCGATCTCGACCAGATGCGCCCGACGCCCGTCGCCAGCCTGCTGCTGGCCGCCGGGCGCAACGCCGCGCGCGGCTACCCCGACGTGGCGCTGAGCGAGGTCGGCGGCGCCTATTCCAGCCCGCTGCCGGAGGGCCAGGCGCTGGTCGCGGCCGCCGTGCGCACCGGCCATACCCCGCGCCACTGGTCCGAGCCGTCGCGCCCCGTGGACGCGATGGATGCGAAGGGCGACGCGCTGGCGGTGCTGGCCGCGCTCGGCGCGCCGCTGGCGGGGGTGACGGTGACGACGGACGCGCCGGGCTTCTACCACCCCGGCCGGTCCGGCGTGCTGCGCCAGGGGCCGAAGCTCGTGCTCGCCACCTTCGGCGAGCTGCACCCCTCCGTCCTGGCGGCGCTGGACATCGCGGGGCCGGCCGTGGCCTGCGAGGTCTTCCTTGACGCCATCGCCGAGCCGAAGCGCAGGAAGCGCGCGGCGCCGGACATTCCGCCCTTCCAGCCGGTGCGGCGCGACTTCGCCTTCCTGGCGGAGGCGACGGTCCCGGCCGAGGCGGTGCTGCGCGCCGCGCGCGGCGCCGAGCGGAGCCTGATCGCAGAGGTCTCGCTCTTCGACCGCTATGCCGGCGAGCGCCTGCCCGAGGGGAAGGTGTCGCTGGGCGTCGAGGTGGTGATCCAGCCACGCGAGAAGACGCTGACCGAGGCGGAGATCGAGGCGGTGTCGAAGAAGGTGGCCGAGGCGGTGGCCAAGGCGACGGGCGCCACGCTCCGGTCGTAG
- the modB gene encoding molybdate ABC transporter permease subunit yields the protein MNPGTWLTPEEWQAVRLSLSVALRSVAFGLPPAVLAAMLLARGRFPGRALLDALVHLPLVMPPVVVGWLLLVTFGLRGPVGALLHDWFGLRLVFTTAGASLATGVMAFPLIVRAVRLSLEGVDRGLEAAARTLGAGPLDRFVTVTLPLMAPGILSGAITAFAAGLGEFGAVITFASNIPGETQTLPLAIYTATQSPGGEATAARLAAVSFALAVAGLLLADWAGRRMQRLLGRAPG from the coding sequence GTGAATCCCGGCACCTGGCTGACGCCCGAGGAGTGGCAGGCGGTCCGGCTGAGCCTCTCCGTGGCGCTGCGCTCCGTGGCCTTCGGCCTGCCGCCGGCGGTGCTGGCGGCGATGCTGCTCGCGCGCGGGCGCTTCCCGGGCCGCGCGCTGCTCGACGCGCTGGTCCACCTGCCACTGGTGATGCCGCCCGTGGTGGTGGGCTGGCTGCTGCTGGTCACCTTCGGCCTGCGCGGCCCGGTCGGCGCCCTGCTGCACGACTGGTTCGGCCTGCGCCTGGTCTTCACCACCGCCGGTGCCTCGCTGGCGACCGGGGTGATGGCCTTCCCCCTGATCGTGCGCGCGGTGCGGCTGAGCCTGGAGGGCGTGGACCGCGGTCTGGAGGCGGCGGCGCGTACCCTCGGCGCCGGGCCGCTGGACCGCTTCGTCACCGTCACCCTGCCGCTGATGGCGCCCGGCATCCTGTCGGGCGCCATCACCGCCTTCGCCGCCGGGCTGGGCGAGTTCGGCGCGGTGATCACCTTCGCCTCCAACATTCCCGGCGAGACGCAGACCCTGCCGCTGGCGATCTACACCGCCACCCAGAGCCCCGGCGGCGAGGCCACCGCCGCCCGGCTGGCGGCCGTCTCCTTCGCCCTGGCCGTGGCCGGGCTGCTGCTGGCCGACTGGGCGGGGCGGCGGATGCAACGGCTGCTCGGCCGCGCCCCCGGCTGA
- a CDS encoding cyclase family protein, with amino-acid sequence MAAPTFVTPPAITDDRALEQALPALSNWGRWGKEDQLGTLNFLSAEKRLAAAALIRTGRVVPLGREFSPTTPELRNFSYRMQRYEDALPEESGSLDTVGMTCHGFAITHVDALCHMFTPEGRESMYNGHPIEAVTPEGALKLGIEHAGALGIVGRGVLLDVAAVRGGALPLGTAIAPEELEAAERRHGVRAGEGDILFVRNGAGSRNTYRHGTGLHAACLPWLHERRVAVLSSDSDSDAHPPIPGFARWAEPIHMVGIPYLGLTLLDHAELDGLAAACAEEGRWAFFVTVAPWRFKGGTGSAVNPLAMF; translated from the coding sequence GTGGCGGCTCCCACCTTTGTCACCCCGCCTGCGATCACCGATGACCGCGCGCTGGAACAGGCTCTGCCGGCCCTGTCCAACTGGGGGCGCTGGGGGAAGGAGGACCAGCTCGGGACGCTGAACTTCCTCTCGGCGGAGAAGCGGCTGGCCGCCGCGGCGCTCATCCGCACGGGGCGCGTGGTGCCGCTGGGCCGCGAGTTCTCCCCGACCACGCCGGAGCTGCGCAACTTCAGCTACCGGATGCAGCGCTACGAGGACGCCCTGCCGGAGGAATCCGGCAGCCTCGACACCGTCGGCATGACCTGCCACGGCTTCGCCATCACCCATGTCGATGCGCTCTGCCACATGTTCACGCCCGAGGGGCGCGAGAGCATGTACAACGGCCATCCGATCGAGGCGGTGACGCCGGAGGGCGCGCTGAAGCTGGGCATCGAGCATGCGGGCGCCCTGGGCATCGTCGGCCGCGGCGTGCTGCTGGACGTGGCGGCGGTGCGGGGCGGCGCCCTGCCGCTCGGGACGGCGATCGCCCCGGAGGAGCTGGAGGCGGCCGAGCGACGGCATGGCGTGCGGGCAGGGGAGGGCGACATCCTCTTCGTCCGCAACGGCGCCGGCTCCCGCAATACCTACCGGCACGGCACGGGGCTGCACGCCGCCTGCCTGCCCTGGCTGCACGAGCGCCGGGTCGCCGTGCTGAGCAGCGATTCCGACAGCGACGCGCATCCGCCCATCCCGGGCTTCGCGCGCTGGGCGGAACCCATCCACATGGTGGGCATCCCCTATCTCGGCCTGACCCTGCTCGACCATGCGGAGCTGGACGGGCTCGCGGCGGCCTGCGCCGAGGAAGGCCGCTGGGCCTTCTTCGTCACCGTCGCGCCCTGGCGCTTCAAGGGTGGCACCGGGTCCGCGGTGAACCCCCTGGCGATGTTCTGA
- the modC gene encoding molybdenum ABC transporter ATP-binding protein, whose protein sequence is MLEVALRHRFPGPGGFLLEAGFTAPVPGVTALFGPSGCGKSTLLAAVAGLLRPDSGRIALGEEVLLDTARRIALPPERRRCGVVFQDSRLFPHLSVKGNLRYGLRRAPRGVAGPEFGAVVDLLGIGHLLGRRPVTLSGGERQRVALGRALLSRPRLLLMDEPLAALDAARKAEVLPFLARLRGTLRVPLLYVTHALDEVDRLADTLVLMQAGRVVASGSVEALSTRTDLPLLSARPDTGAVLACTVLARDAAGMLLRLGFAGGTLLVPPGPEDAPPGTRLRVRIRARDVSVAIAEPQGLSVQNVLPATLESLEARPPTEVMLRLRLGGSVLLSRVTADAATRLALRPGQPVWALVKSVAIGPDPG, encoded by the coding sequence ATGCTGGAGGTCGCGCTGCGCCACCGCTTCCCCGGCCCGGGCGGCTTCCTGCTGGAGGCGGGCTTCACCGCGCCGGTGCCGGGGGTCACCGCCCTGTTCGGTCCCTCGGGCTGCGGCAAGTCCACCCTGCTCGCGGCGGTGGCCGGGCTGCTGCGCCCCGATTCCGGCCGGATCGCCCTGGGGGAGGAGGTGCTGCTGGACACCGCGCGCCGGATCGCCCTGCCGCCCGAACGCCGGCGCTGCGGCGTGGTGTTCCAGGATTCCCGCCTGTTCCCGCACCTCTCGGTGAAGGGCAACCTGCGCTACGGGCTGCGCCGGGCGCCGCGCGGGGTGGCGGGGCCGGAGTTCGGCGCGGTGGTGGATCTGCTCGGCATCGGCCACCTGCTGGGCCGGCGCCCGGTCACCCTGTCGGGGGGCGAGCGGCAACGGGTGGCGCTGGGTCGCGCACTGCTGTCGCGGCCGCGCCTGCTGCTGATGGACGAGCCGCTGGCCGCGCTGGACGCGGCACGCAAGGCGGAGGTGCTGCCCTTCCTGGCGCGGCTGCGCGGGACCCTGCGCGTGCCCCTCCTCTACGTCACCCATGCGCTGGACGAGGTGGATCGCCTGGCCGACACGCTGGTGCTGATGCAGGCCGGGCGGGTGGTGGCCAGCGGCAGCGTCGAGGCGCTCTCCACCCGCACCGACCTGCCGCTGCTGTCCGCGCGGCCGGATACGGGTGCCGTGCTGGCCTGCACCGTGCTGGCGCGCGACGCCGCCGGCATGCTGCTCCGCCTGGGCTTCGCCGGCGGCACGCTGCTGGTGCCGCCGGGGCCGGAGGACGCGCCGCCCGGCACCCGGCTGCGGGTCCGCATCCGGGCGCGCGACGTCTCCGTGGCCATCGCCGAGCCGCAGGGGCTGTCCGTGCAGAACGTGCTGCCCGCCACGCTGGAATCCCTGGAAGCGCGCCCGCCCACCGAGGTCATGCTGCGCCTGCGCCTGGGCGGATCGGTGCTGCTGTCCCGCGTGACGGCCGACGCCGCCACCCGGCTGGCGCTGCGCCCCGGCCAGCCCGTCTGGGCCCTGGTGAAGTCGGTCGCCATCGGGCCCGACCCGGGCTGA